The Peptoanaerobacter stomatis genome includes the window TTTCTTGATTTCTATGCCTATTATATAGGATGAATTGCCGTCGTCAAATATCAAATTTGGAGATACCAATATCTCATTATTTGAAAAAGGTACGAATTTTTTGAAATCATTGTATATTTTCTGTCTTTTTTCAATATCGGTTAAAAATATACTATGTTTTACAGTATCTATCTTATATTTCGACATAGGTATATTTGAAAGTGCAAAATCATATTGTACTTTACTCATATATTCATCATTTTTGGAAATATTAAAAGCGTCTATCAAATTGTTAGATTTGTTATTTTTCAGTAATTTATCAACTAAAACAATAGCTTCCTGCCTGCTTATATTTTTTGAGGGCATAAAATTCCTGTTAGGATATCCACTCATAGCTCCTATTGCAACCATTGAACCTACACCTTTTTCAGCCCAGTTAGGAATAAATTTATAATCCTTAAAATTATTTATTGTACCATTTTTGGAAGTTCCAAGAAGTATTTCAACGTTGTTTGCTATGACGGCTGCTTCACTCCTTGTTATATTCATATTAGGCTTAAATGTACCGTCTGTATAACCTGTAGTTATGTTCAAATTGGATGCAAGGTTTACAAAAGTATCATTTACATCGGAATATTCTTTTTTTGAAGAAATAAGATTATAGTTTTTATTTGACAGCAGATAAGTTATTATAAGATGAGTAAATTCAAGTCTTGTTATACTATCTTTCAGATTTTTTTCTCCCATCAACACATCAGGTAATATTTTTTTATCAATTAAATTTTTGTATGCAGGCCTTGCCCATTCGTCCATAACCTGAGCATAAGAAAAAATGTTGCCGGATGAAAAAAATATTAAAATACATAGTAACAAGCATAATATTTTTTTCAAAATAAACTACCCCTTTTATATACATAATACTTATATTCTATAGATTTGTAAGTATAATATACATTTTAAATTGTATTGGTATATACTTTTTATTCAGAATTTCAGTGAAAACAGTGAAATTTAATTTTATATATTATAATATATTTTACTAAAAAATAGAATGATTATATTTACTTTGTAATAAAAACAAAATATATGAATTTTATAAAATATTCATTAAAAATCATAACAATATGCAAACACAATTAAATATTTAGAAAAATATTGTATTTTTTTTGTAAGTATAATCTGTTGTTATTTT containing:
- a CDS encoding S-layer homology domain-containing protein, giving the protein MKKILCLLLCILIFFSSGNIFSYAQVMDEWARPAYKNLIDKKILPDVLMGEKNLKDSITRLEFTHLIITYLLSNKNYNLISSKKEYSDVNDTFVNLASNLNITTGYTDGTFKPNMNITRSEAAVIANNVEILLGTSKNGTINNFKDYKFIPNWAEKGVGSMVAIGAMSGYPNRNFMPSKNISRQEAIVLVDKLLKNNKSNNLIDAFNISKNDEYMSKVQYDFALSNIPMSKYKIDTVKHSIFLTDIEKRQKIYNDFKKFVPFSNNEILVSPNLIFDDGNSSYIIGIEIKKTINGKLDQRVFMVKVYTDNNKSKIEPEKEYSPWFTVSK